A portion of the uncultured Draconibacterium sp. genome contains these proteins:
- the atpC gene encoding ATP synthase F1 subunit epsilon, whose protein sequence is MHLEIITPDKKVFEGDVSLIQLPGSKGGFEILKNHAPIISTLEKGVLKIKETNGGEKHFEVDGGVIENKANKIIVLVESA, encoded by the coding sequence ATGCATTTAGAAATAATTACACCGGATAAAAAAGTATTCGAGGGCGATGTTAGCCTAATTCAGCTGCCCGGAAGTAAAGGAGGTTTCGAGATATTGAAAAACCACGCTCCTATAATTTCAACGCTTGAAAAAGGTGTGCTGAAAATTAAAGAAACAAACGGAGGAGAGAAACACTTTGAAGTTGATGGTGGTGTAATTGAAAATAAAGCAAATAAGATTATTGTTCTTGTTGAATCGGCATAG
- a CDS encoding DUF3810 domain-containing protein has translation MKQNSKYKWLILPALAAIVFVCTLLLRQQAEFVEKWYAQKVYPLIASLLSNISAIFPFSLDDLLYIFLLLVPFLLLVLIFTKKIKWKAAGKFLINLLASAFILFYLLWGFNYFRSPLQDRLGINDREPNTEEFVQFVHQYIAELNRLHCDFDKIDKTETDRLIEESYQQLAPLLHFDYPMGKRYDKKITFSGFYSKSGITGYFGPFFNEVHVNKQVLPIEYPFVLAHEKAHQLGVTSEAEANFYSWLVCLNSSSQQIQYSAKLFISFHLFRQARGLEAYKKLVAEISPNVQADINKISEHWNKLRNATMDKTASKLNDAYLKHNNIKSGIKDYTGVVDHVMNFSLDSAFQQRYGLVPH, from the coding sequence TTGAAGCAAAACTCAAAATATAAATGGCTGATTTTACCGGCTTTGGCTGCGATTGTTTTTGTGTGTACACTTTTGCTGAGGCAACAAGCCGAATTTGTAGAAAAATGGTATGCACAAAAAGTTTACCCGTTAATTGCTTCCTTGCTTTCAAACATATCCGCCATATTTCCTTTTTCGCTTGATGATCTTCTTTATATCTTTTTACTGTTGGTTCCCTTCCTACTACTTGTTCTAATTTTTACAAAAAAAATAAAATGGAAGGCTGCAGGAAAATTTTTAATCAATCTGCTTGCGTCAGCTTTTATCCTATTTTACCTGCTTTGGGGTTTTAATTATTTCCGGTCACCATTGCAAGATCGCCTTGGTATTAACGACCGCGAACCCAATACCGAAGAGTTTGTGCAATTCGTTCACCAATATATTGCAGAACTAAACCGGTTACATTGTGATTTTGATAAGATTGACAAAACTGAAACCGATCGTTTAATTGAAGAATCGTACCAACAACTGGCTCCTTTATTACATTTTGATTACCCAATGGGAAAACGCTACGACAAAAAAATCACCTTTAGCGGATTCTATTCAAAATCGGGAATCACGGGTTATTTTGGGCCGTTTTTTAATGAAGTACACGTAAACAAACAGGTTCTCCCTATTGAATACCCATTTGTTTTGGCGCACGAAAAGGCGCACCAGCTGGGTGTTACAAGTGAGGCCGAAGCCAATTTTTATTCATGGTTGGTTTGTCTAAACAGCTCGTCGCAGCAGATTCAATACTCGGCAAAACTATTTATATCGTTTCATCTTTTTAGGCAGGCGCGAGGTTTAGAAGCCTACAAAAAACTTGTTGCTGAAATCTCGCCGAACGTACAGGCCGACATAAATAAAATTAGCGAACACTGGAATAAATTGCGCAATGCTACCATGGACAAAACAGCCTCGAAACTAAACGATGCTTATTTGAAACACAACAACATAAAATCGGGGATAAAAGATTACACCGGCGTGGTTGACCATGTTATGAACTTTTCGTTAGATTCAGCTTTTCAACAACGCTATGGTCTTGTGCCCCATTAA
- the rlmN gene encoding 23S rRNA (adenine(2503)-C(2))-methyltransferase RlmN, giving the protein MKERLFGKTLGELQELVVELGLPKFTAKQITDWLYKKQISSIDEMTNLSKKARELLNERFVFGLTPYTKVSASIDGTRKYLFPTIQNKFIETAMIPERDRKTVCVSSQVGCKMGCLFCFTAKQGFQGQLSAGEIINQIKSIDEVEEVSNIVYMGMGEPFDNLEEVLKSLEILTSEWGFAMSPRRITVSTIGIIPGMLTFLEKSEAHLAVSLHTPFHEERQKIMPVQVAYPIEEVVEEIKSWDFGRQRRVSFEYILFEDLNDSEEHVNELARLLSGLKCRINLIRFHPVPGTPLKSPGEKTIQRFKDALNNKGILTTIRASRGQDIYAACGLLSTKELVK; this is encoded by the coding sequence ATGAAGGAGCGATTATTCGGGAAGACATTAGGAGAACTGCAGGAGTTGGTTGTTGAGCTGGGCTTGCCAAAATTTACAGCAAAACAAATCACGGATTGGTTGTATAAAAAGCAAATCAGCTCGATTGATGAGATGACTAATCTCTCGAAAAAAGCCCGTGAATTACTGAACGAGCGTTTTGTATTTGGATTAACACCTTATACAAAAGTAAGTGCCAGTATTGATGGTACCCGAAAATACCTGTTCCCGACAATACAGAATAAATTTATCGAAACCGCCATGATTCCTGAACGCGACCGCAAGACTGTTTGTGTGAGTTCGCAGGTGGGATGTAAAATGGGTTGCTTGTTTTGTTTCACTGCCAAACAAGGCTTTCAGGGGCAACTTTCGGCTGGCGAAATCATCAACCAAATAAAAAGTATCGACGAGGTTGAAGAGGTAAGCAACATTGTTTACATGGGAATGGGCGAACCGTTTGATAACCTTGAAGAAGTTTTGAAAAGCCTTGAAATCCTAACTTCCGAGTGGGGATTTGCCATGAGTCCGCGTCGGATAACAGTTTCAACAATCGGTATCATTCCGGGCATGTTAACTTTCCTCGAAAAAAGTGAAGCTCATTTAGCGGTGAGTTTGCATACTCCTTTTCACGAAGAGCGCCAGAAAATTATGCCGGTGCAGGTTGCTTACCCGATTGAGGAAGTGGTGGAAGAAATTAAAAGTTGGGACTTTGGCCGTCAGCGCCGAGTGTCGTTCGAGTACATTTTGTTTGAAGACCTGAATGACTCAGAGGAACATGTTAATGAGCTGGCCCGTTTGTTAAGTGGATTAAAATGCCGCATCAATCTTATCCGTTTTCACCCGGTACCGGGAACGCCGCTAAAAAGCCCGGGAGAAAAAACCATTCAGCGTTTTAAAGATGCTTTGAATAACAAGGGAATTCTTACCACTATTCGTGCTTCGCGCGGTCAGGACATTTATGCCGCATGTGGTTTGCTGTCAACCAAAGAATTGGTGAAGTAA
- a CDS encoding dipeptidase, with protein sequence MIKAYSFLLMVGGLLAGLNGFCEGKDDKAMEVHKRAITIDTHCDTPMGLVQGDLDVGKRNESPGSRVDFPRMEEGGLDAIFFAAFTSQRPRTEENTQNAYEMANKMIEKTYEVCKKYNNMAEVATAPEDVVRLEKEGKRAIYIGMENGFPIGTELDRVEEFYKKGVRYITLCHSSNNDICDSSTDSEGPEHDGLSSFGKEVVKEMNRLGMLIDVSHISDKSFYDVIELSKVPVFASHSSVRAIAHHNRNMTDDMIKTLAKKGGVIQICLLDSYIKDPDTTTVRYQKEQEIRKMFNSEWGKMSEQERNERRKLFNELNEKYPKQLPTVADCVDHIDHVKNLVGIDYVGIGSDFDGGGGLADCADVSQMPNITAEMLKRGYTEEEIAKVWGGNFLRVFNEVVENSTDK encoded by the coding sequence ATGATAAAGGCATATTCTTTTTTGCTGATGGTTGGGGGGCTATTGGCAGGTTTAAATGGATTTTGTGAGGGAAAAGATGATAAAGCAATGGAAGTACATAAACGCGCAATAACAATTGATACGCACTGTGACACGCCGATGGGATTGGTTCAGGGCGATTTAGATGTTGGTAAAAGAAATGAATCGCCTGGTAGTCGGGTTGATTTTCCGAGAATGGAAGAGGGTGGATTGGATGCGATATTTTTTGCCGCATTTACCAGTCAGCGACCACGAACTGAAGAAAATACGCAGAATGCCTATGAAATGGCCAATAAAATGATTGAGAAAACGTACGAAGTTTGCAAAAAGTACAACAATATGGCCGAAGTTGCAACCGCACCTGAAGATGTTGTTCGCCTGGAAAAAGAGGGGAAACGTGCCATTTATATTGGTATGGAGAATGGTTTCCCGATTGGCACGGAGCTCGACCGAGTGGAAGAGTTTTACAAGAAGGGCGTTCGTTACATCACCCTTTGTCACTCGTCGAATAACGATATTTGCGACTCGTCAACCGACAGTGAAGGGCCGGAACATGATGGCTTGAGTTCTTTTGGAAAAGAAGTAGTAAAAGAGATGAATCGTTTGGGAATGCTTATTGATGTTTCGCATATTTCTGATAAATCGTTTTACGATGTAATTGAGTTGAGTAAAGTGCCGGTATTTGCGTCGCATTCGAGTGTGCGTGCTATCGCGCATCATAACCGAAATATGACCGACGATATGATAAAAACGCTGGCGAAAAAAGGCGGTGTTATTCAAATTTGTTTGCTCGATAGTTACATTAAAGATCCGGATACAACCACAGTTCGTTACCAGAAAGAACAGGAAATAAGAAAGATGTTTAATTCCGAGTGGGGAAAGATGTCAGAACAGGAGAGAAACGAGAGGAGAAAATTATTCAATGAACTTAATGAAAAATATCCGAAGCAATTACCAACGGTTGCCGATTGTGTAGATCATATCGACCATGTAAAAAACCTAGTTGGTATTGATTATGTAGGAATTGGTTCTGATTTTGATGGCGGTGGCGGACTGGCTGATTGTGCCGATGTTAGTCAAATGCCAAACATTACTGCAGAAATGCTGAAACGAGGATACACCGAAGAGGAAATTGCAAAAGTATGGGGTGGTAATTTTCTCAGGGTATTTAATGAAGTGGTTGAGAATTCTACTGATAAATAG
- a CDS encoding amidase gives MKRRSFFKTTALGGSVVALSGVAACVQKSDVQSVVNMEAFDLNETSALALQQKMETGELTAESICKKYLDRIALVDPHLKSVIELNPDALDIAKKLDEERQNGKVRGPLHGIPVMIKDNIDTGDKMQTTAGSLGLEGNVVEKDAFIVKKLRDAGAVLLGKTNLSEWANFRSTNSSSGWSGRGGQVRNPFCLDRSPCGSSSGTGAAVSGNLCTIGIGTETNGSIVCPSGINGVVGIKPTLGTWSRQGIIPIAHSQDTAGPMARNVTDAAILLGALAEFDSNDAKTHLEQGKIYDNYTSFLKPDGLEGKRIGIASQMIPSHNKVHELLKKAIEAMQNNGAELVEGLEFETNRKWGNPSYEVLLYEFKADLNKYLQEHPSAPRKSLAELIEFNNQNADKEMPWFGQEIFEAAQEKGDLSSEEYLQALADSKRYAGKEGIDALMDTNNLDAIIAPTNGPTWSIDWVNGDSFTGGSSSPAAISGYPNITVPMGFVDGLPIGLSFFGRAWSEPVLLEIAYAFEQATKHRKAPDFKKSLMG, from the coding sequence ATGAAACGTCGTTCCTTTTTTAAAACAACCGCTCTTGGTGGTTCTGTGGTGGCTTTAAGTGGTGTTGCCGCATGTGTTCAAAAGTCTGATGTTCAGTCAGTAGTTAATATGGAGGCCTTTGATTTAAATGAAACATCGGCTTTAGCTCTTCAGCAAAAAATGGAGACAGGAGAACTAACTGCCGAAAGTATTTGTAAAAAATACCTCGATCGAATTGCGCTGGTTGATCCACATTTAAAATCGGTAATCGAACTAAACCCTGATGCCTTGGATATTGCCAAAAAACTGGATGAGGAACGCCAAAATGGAAAAGTTCGCGGTCCGTTGCACGGAATTCCGGTGATGATTAAGGATAATATTGATACTGGCGATAAAATGCAAACCACCGCCGGATCGCTCGGACTGGAAGGGAATGTCGTGGAAAAAGATGCATTTATAGTAAAAAAATTACGCGACGCCGGAGCTGTGTTGCTGGGAAAAACAAACCTGAGTGAGTGGGCAAATTTCCGCTCTACCAATTCATCAAGTGGCTGGAGTGGACGAGGCGGGCAGGTACGAAATCCGTTTTGTTTGGATCGCAGTCCGTGTGGTTCGAGCTCTGGAACCGGGGCAGCTGTTTCCGGTAATCTCTGCACCATTGGAATCGGAACCGAAACAAACGGTTCAATTGTTTGTCCATCGGGGATAAATGGTGTTGTCGGCATTAAACCAACATTGGGAACATGGAGCCGACAAGGAATTATTCCGATTGCACACAGCCAGGATACTGCCGGACCAATGGCGCGCAATGTTACTGATGCTGCCATTCTGCTTGGTGCCCTGGCCGAGTTTGATTCCAACGATGCAAAAACGCATTTGGAGCAAGGGAAAATTTACGATAATTATACTTCTTTTTTAAAACCTGATGGATTAGAAGGAAAACGGATTGGTATTGCTTCACAAATGATTCCGTCGCATAACAAGGTGCATGAATTATTGAAAAAAGCCATTGAGGCGATGCAAAATAATGGGGCAGAGTTGGTTGAGGGTCTAGAATTCGAAACAAACCGAAAATGGGGAAATCCATCGTATGAAGTTTTGCTTTACGAATTTAAAGCCGACCTGAATAAATACTTGCAGGAACATCCTTCTGCACCAAGAAAGTCGCTTGCAGAATTGATTGAATTCAACAATCAAAATGCGGATAAAGAGATGCCATGGTTTGGGCAGGAGATTTTTGAAGCGGCACAGGAAAAGGGTGATTTAAGTTCGGAAGAATACTTGCAGGCACTGGCAGACTCGAAACGCTATGCCGGAAAAGAAGGTATTGATGCGTTGATGGATACCAATAATCTGGATGCGATAATTGCCCCAACCAACGGGCCAACATGGAGTATCGACTGGGTAAACGGCGATAGTTTTACCGGTGGCAGTTCGTCGCCGGCGGCCATTTCAGGTTATCCTAATATTACGGTGCCCATGGGTTTTGTTGATGGACTTCCGATTGGGCTTTCTTTCTTTGGCCGTGCCTGGAGCGAACCTGTTTTGCTTGAGATTGCTTATGCTTTCGAGCAAGCAACAAAACACCGCAAGGCACCGGATTTTAAAAAATCGCTGATGGGGTAA
- a CDS encoding glycosyltransferase family 9 protein, which translates to MKVKFLIIRFSSIGDIVLTTPVVRGLKQQVDNAEVHFVTKKKFACLVSSSPYIDKVHLLEDNIGTLIHELEKEDYDYIIDLHNNFRSNKIKRRLKMQSFAVNKINWEKFLMIRFKMNRLPNVHIVDRYLETVSVFDVKNDRLGLDYFIDESAAFQQSDLPETFRNGYVAFVIAGTYFTKKLPVHKVSQICQQIPYPVILLGGKNEFDEGEQVLSQSKGNVLNFAGKISLNQSASLVRDSRVVLANDTGLMHIAAAFKKKIFSFWGNTIPEFGMTPYQPNELSEIMQINDLKCRPCSKLGHHKCPKKHFKCMEDIDVQKAIDWINKNY; encoded by the coding sequence ATGAAAGTGAAATTTCTGATCATACGATTTAGTTCAATTGGCGACATTGTTTTAACAACACCTGTTGTTCGCGGATTGAAACAGCAGGTTGATAATGCTGAAGTTCATTTCGTAACCAAAAAGAAATTTGCTTGTTTGGTAAGTTCCAGCCCTTACATCGATAAGGTTCATTTGCTAGAGGATAATATTGGTACGCTAATTCACGAATTGGAAAAGGAGGATTACGATTATATTATCGATCTTCATAACAATTTCAGAAGCAATAAAATAAAGCGACGGCTAAAAATGCAGTCGTTTGCGGTGAATAAAATCAATTGGGAAAAGTTTCTGATGATTCGTTTTAAAATGAACCGCTTGCCCAACGTACATATTGTTGATCGATACCTGGAAACGGTTTCGGTTTTTGATGTGAAGAATGATCGCCTCGGGCTTGATTACTTTATCGATGAATCTGCCGCATTTCAGCAGAGCGATTTACCCGAAACTTTTCGGAATGGTTACGTGGCTTTTGTAATTGCCGGAACATATTTCACCAAAAAATTGCCCGTTCATAAAGTCAGTCAAATTTGTCAGCAAATTCCGTATCCGGTAATTTTACTAGGCGGTAAAAATGAATTCGATGAGGGAGAACAGGTGTTATCGCAATCAAAAGGAAATGTATTAAACTTTGCTGGTAAAATTTCGTTAAACCAATCGGCCTCACTGGTGCGTGATTCGCGCGTAGTATTGGCCAACGATACGGGCTTAATGCACATTGCAGCAGCTTTTAAAAAGAAGATATTTTCGTTTTGGGGCAACACCATTCCGGAGTTTGGGATGACGCCTTACCAGCCCAATGAGTTGTCGGAAATTATGCAGATTAATGATTTAAAATGCCGCCCGTGCTCAAAACTTGGACATCATAAATGCCCCAAAAAACATTTTAAATGTATGGAAGATATTGATGTGCAGAAGGCAATTGATTGGATCAATAAAAATTACTAA
- a CDS encoding MBL fold metallo-hydrolase, with translation MKLTPVSAGHFHCDGGALFGAIPKVLWNKVYPCNEDNFTQLTLRCLLVEIGDRKILIEAGIGNHYPEKHLKNNGVTSVDELEKSLIEKGFSATDITDVFFTHLHWDHCTGAVKNVDGKLELVFPNANLWSSKTQWEHAKISNPRERAAYHRQVLDYMMESGKLKLIEKEGEWLPGFEIKMFDGHTPGQMLPILHTAKHAFVYTSDLFTTAANIPVLWISAYDLDPVQVMKEKGEFLKEAAAKNYILYFEHDYYTECASVHETEKGVLLKEKFRLKELL, from the coding sequence ATGAAACTTACTCCAGTATCTGCCGGTCATTTTCATTGCGATGGAGGAGCCCTTTTCGGCGCCATCCCAAAAGTATTGTGGAACAAAGTTTACCCATGCAACGAAGATAACTTCACACAGTTAACCTTACGTTGTTTACTGGTTGAAATTGGTGATCGGAAAATATTAATTGAAGCTGGGATTGGCAATCATTATCCCGAAAAACACCTTAAAAACAATGGTGTGACTTCGGTTGATGAATTGGAAAAATCATTGATAGAGAAAGGTTTTTCAGCCACTGATATTACCGATGTGTTTTTTACGCACCTGCACTGGGATCACTGCACCGGAGCGGTTAAAAACGTTGACGGAAAACTGGAACTTGTTTTCCCAAATGCAAACCTGTGGAGCAGCAAAACACAGTGGGAACATGCCAAAATCTCCAACCCCAGAGAACGGGCAGCTTATCATCGTCAGGTGTTGGATTACATGATGGAATCGGGAAAATTGAAGTTGATTGAGAAGGAAGGTGAATGGCTTCCCGGCTTTGAAATAAAAATGTTCGATGGCCACACACCCGGACAAATGCTGCCAATACTGCATACGGCAAAACATGCTTTTGTTTATACTTCCGATTTGTTTACAACTGCTGCAAACATACCGGTGTTATGGATTTCGGCTTACGATCTTGATCCGGTACAAGTGATGAAAGAAAAAGGAGAATTTCTAAAAGAAGCTGCCGCTAAGAATTACATTTTATACTTTGAGCACGACTATTACACGGAATGTGCCTCGGTACATGAAACAGAAAAAGGGGTGCTTTTGAAAGAAAAATTCAGGTTGAAAGAATTGCTTTAA
- a CDS encoding type IX secretion system membrane protein PorP/SprF, translating into MVVLGIFVLLISLRCGAQQDPIFTSYMYNGQIINPAYAGIWEKIGFTTLVRKQWAGINRSPLTEYISFHSPLKNEAVGVGLNIMNDRFGLEQRLTVLGDYAYEVYLSRRTRMRLGVKFGFTNYKNPLTEYELYPDDKYDRAFDEDVDLKFLPNFGFGVFIYQDYFYAGFSIPKIVENDLKENFHNYSTSAEVRTIYLNGGYVLPLDPFNYIVFKPTMLVKATWGTPLQVDLAANFMIREKLWLGILGRTGGAVCVTGNWMFSNKFRVGFAMDITTNDIYPYQNGTYEFTFGFDMDFFGRSYLRSRYF; encoded by the coding sequence ATTGTTGTTCTAGGGATATTTGTCTTGCTAATATCACTGCGATGTGGTGCGCAACAAGATCCTATTTTTACCTCATATATGTATAATGGTCAGATTATTAATCCGGCATATGCAGGTATTTGGGAGAAGATAGGTTTTACCACATTAGTAAGAAAACAGTGGGCTGGTATAAACCGCTCGCCTCTGACTGAATACATTTCATTTCACTCACCTTTGAAAAACGAAGCTGTTGGTGTTGGTCTTAACATCATGAATGACCGTTTTGGTTTAGAGCAGCGACTAACAGTACTTGGCGACTATGCCTACGAGGTATATCTGTCGCGGCGTACACGCATGCGACTGGGTGTAAAATTTGGATTTACCAACTACAAAAATCCTCTTACTGAATATGAATTATATCCCGACGACAAATACGACAGAGCTTTTGATGAGGATGTCGATTTAAAATTTTTGCCAAACTTCGGTTTCGGAGTATTTATTTACCAGGACTATTTTTATGCAGGATTTTCTATCCCTAAGATCGTTGAGAACGACCTTAAGGAGAATTTTCATAACTATTCAACCAGTGCTGAAGTGCGAACCATTTATTTGAATGGAGGCTACGTTCTTCCGCTCGATCCATTCAATTATATTGTTTTTAAACCCACCATGCTGGTAAAGGCAACCTGGGGAACACCCTTGCAGGTAGATCTTGCAGCAAATTTTATGATTCGCGAAAAACTTTGGCTTGGCATACTTGGCCGTACCGGTGGGGCGGTATGTGTTACCGGTAACTGGATGTTTAGCAACAAGTTCAGAGTAGGCTTTGCAATGGATATTACAACAAACGATATATACCCATATCAGAACGGAACCTATGAATTTACTTTTGGTTTTGATATGGACTTTTTTGGACGTAGCTATTTAAGGTCCAGATACTTTTAA